The following coding sequences are from one Campylobacter sp. RM16187 window:
- a CDS encoding argininosuccinate synthase domain-containing protein, whose protein sequence is MKALVLFSGGLDSMLAIRLLKEQGIEVTAVHIDIGFGAGEGKFDVLEKRAAMAGAKLKIVDIRSEYLQNVLFNPKFGYGKHFNPCIDCHAYMFKTALNMLEDEGASFIATGEVLGQRPMSQRRDAMVHVKTLAKDEDDLILRPMSALLMKPTKPEREGWVDRERLLGLSGRDRKPQIKLAKEFGFSDFESPAGGCLLTVEGFANKIKDFLKFDKDMSLKDMQLLRIGRHLRLKNGSKMVIGRDESDNEKLLALQNPKFAQIEFDDSVVGAVSFINLNADEEDLKFAVRLALAYTRADKEREYSAKIGEKTIIAKPFGDKSPAQEWFIT, encoded by the coding sequence ATGAAGGCGCTGGTTTTGTTTAGCGGCGGGCTTGATAGTATGCTTGCTATCAGGCTTTTAAAAGAGCAGGGCATCGAAGTAACAGCGGTGCATATAGATATAGGATTTGGTGCAGGCGAGGGCAAATTTGACGTGCTTGAAAAGCGTGCGGCGATGGCGGGTGCTAAGCTAAAGATAGTAGATATCAGAAGCGAATACTTGCAAAATGTGCTTTTTAACCCGAAATTTGGCTACGGCAAGCACTTTAACCCCTGTATCGATTGTCACGCGTACATGTTTAAAACCGCTTTAAACATGCTTGAGGATGAGGGCGCTAGCTTCATCGCTACTGGCGAGGTTCTAGGGCAGCGTCCGATGAGCCAAAGGCGCGATGCGATGGTGCATGTAAAGACTTTGGCTAAGGATGAAGACGATCTTATATTGCGCCCGATGTCGGCACTTCTTATGAAGCCTACAAAGCCAGAGCGCGAGGGCTGGGTGGATAGAGAGCGTCTGCTTGGACTTAGTGGCAGAGACAGAAAGCCTCAGATAAAGCTAGCCAAAGAATTCGGATTTAGCGACTTTGAAAGCCCTGCAGGTGGGTGCTTGCTCACGGTTGAAGGCTTTGCAAACAAGATAAAGGACTTTTTAAAATTTGATAAAGATATGAGCCTAAAAGATATGCAGCTTCTTAGGATCGGGCGGCATTTGCGACTTAAAAACGGCTCAAAGATGGTGATCGGACGTGATGAAAGCGATAATGAAAAACTGCTCGCGCTTCAAAATCCAAAATTTGCTCAAATAGAGTTTGACGATAGCGTTGTGGGAGCGGTTAGTTTTATAAATTTAAATGCCGATGAAGAGGATCTTAAATTTGCCGTGCGTCTTGCGCTTGCCTACACGAGAGCTGATAAAGAGCGCGAATATAGCGCCAAAATCGGCGAAAAAACTATCATCGCAAAGCCGTTTGGGGATAAAAGCCCCGCTCAGGAGTGGTTTATAACGTAA
- a CDS encoding restriction endonuclease: MVPSHKEMMLPILGFLSTKSEADRKEIYEFVAKHFKLSDDEKELKIPSGKVLLYVSRASWALSYLASIQEIMNLPKNKRPAEKIGRGAFKITEFGRKICADKNSEAKFSSWYDEVYNKNKINKHNKLLSATDQNSKDTTPIEAINSADIALKELLKTQILDEINAKSPKFFEDLVKNLLVKMGYGEGTLTKDGADGGIDGVINEDELGISKIYIQAKRWQGSITRPELNKFAGAILDKQTKKGVFITTSKFTKEAEQYAKNLQDHSIALIDGERLAELMIKYKVGVQVRQNIEICEVDKDFFDEFME; the protein is encoded by the coding sequence ATGGTGCCAAGTCACAAAGAGATGATGCTGCCGATACTTGGATTTCTTAGCACTAAAAGCGAAGCGGATAGAAAAGAAATTTATGAATTTGTGGCGAAACATTTTAAACTTAGCGATGATGAAAAGGAGCTTAAGATACCAAGCGGCAAAGTGCTTTTATACGTAAGCAGGGCTAGTTGGGCGTTAAGCTATCTTGCCTCTATACAAGAGATTATGAATTTGCCCAAAAACAAAAGGCCTGCTGAAAAAATAGGGCGAGGCGCTTTTAAAATAACAGAATTTGGTAGAAAAATTTGCGCCGATAAGAACTCTGAGGCTAAATTTAGCTCTTGGTATGATGAAGTTTACAATAAGAATAAAATCAACAAACATAACAAGCTGTTATCCGCAACCGATCAAAATTCCAAAGATACAACTCCGATAGAAGCTATAAATAGTGCCGATATCGCGCTCAAAGAGCTTCTAAAGACTCAAATTTTAGATGAGATAAACGCCAAGAGCCCTAAGTTTTTTGAAGACTTGGTGAAAAATCTTTTGGTTAAGATGGGTTACGGCGAAGGGACGCTTACAAAAGACGGAGCCGATGGCGGCATAGATGGAGTTATAAACGAAGACGAACTTGGAATTTCTAAAATTTATATTCAAGCTAAGCGCTGGCAAGGAAGTATCACTCGCCCCGAGCTTAACAAATTTGCGGGAGCGATTTTGGATAAGCAGACGAAAAAAGGCGTTTTCATCACTACTTCAAAATTCACTAAAGAAGCCGAGCAATACGCTAAAAATTTGCAGGATCACTCCATTGCGCTAATCGACGGTGAGCGACTTGCAGAGCTGATGATAAAGTATAAAGTAGGCGTTCAGGTCAGACAAAATATCGAAATTTGCGAAGTTGATAAGGACTTTTTCGATGAGTTTATGGAGTGA
- the dnaG gene encoding DNA primase → MIDPKSIEKLKEQADIIDIVGHYIPLKKSGSNYVCVCPFHDDKNPSMSVSPSRGIFHCFSCKAGGDVIKFVMDYEKLTYPEAIEKIAMLSNFTLNYVKNERENVKENKHVLEKANAYYRSLLYKTPAAIEYLYSRGVTDALCAKFELGYAPDSIQTIRLLENEQILPNEALESGIVKQNESGIYASFIQRITFPIYTHTGKLVGFGGRTLGDHPAKYVNSPQSEIFDKSTLFYGYHLAKRDIHVKNQIIITEGYLDVMMLHHAGFTNAVAVLGTALTQKHLPLLKRGELSVVLCFDGDSAGINAAVKSAHLLAQNEIDGSVVILEGGADPADMVVAGKIKELHNLFENGVEIGEFYIRNLIAKFDLARPVQKQRALEEVREFTMSLKPIIANSYAPLVASLLKIDINSFTLANLRSKVGTQTQQAIQVAPSKIYQKDKLELELLKTLAEANGLSDMILDLVKKEYFAHHGEIFEAILRKAPEDEVILREISLENVDVIESEEQILEAVKILKIRFYENMRREYLASNRSDKIEILRKIGIILEKLKR, encoded by the coding sequence ATGATAGACCCAAAATCCATTGAAAAACTCAAAGAACAAGCCGATATAATCGACATCGTAGGACACTACATCCCGCTTAAGAAATCAGGCTCAAACTACGTCTGCGTTTGTCCGTTTCACGACGATAAAAACCCAAGCATGAGCGTGAGCCCAAGTCGCGGGATATTTCATTGCTTTTCGTGCAAAGCGGGCGGAGACGTCATAAAATTTGTCATGGATTACGAGAAGCTTACATATCCTGAGGCTATCGAAAAGATCGCGATGCTTTCAAATTTCACGCTTAATTACGTAAAAAACGAGCGTGAAAATGTGAAAGAAAATAAACACGTCCTTGAAAAAGCAAACGCCTACTATCGCAGTTTGCTTTACAAGACTCCTGCGGCGATAGAGTATCTATACTCGCGAGGCGTTACGGACGCGCTTTGCGCTAAATTTGAGCTTGGATATGCGCCTGATAGCATCCAGACGATAAGGCTGCTTGAAAACGAGCAAATTTTGCCAAACGAAGCGCTTGAATCAGGCATCGTCAAGCAAAACGAAAGCGGAATTTACGCAAGCTTCATTCAGCGTATAACCTTTCCGATCTACACGCACACAGGCAAGCTTGTAGGCTTTGGAGGCCGAACTTTAGGCGATCATCCCGCCAAATACGTAAATTCGCCTCAGAGTGAAATTTTTGATAAATCAACGCTTTTTTACGGTTACCACTTGGCAAAACGCGACATCCACGTCAAAAACCAAATCATCATCACCGAGGGGTATCTTGACGTGATGATGCTTCATCATGCGGGATTTACTAACGCTGTGGCAGTGCTTGGAACGGCTCTTACGCAAAAGCATTTGCCACTTTTAAAGCGAGGCGAGCTAAGCGTGGTGCTTTGCTTTGACGGCGATAGTGCAGGCATAAACGCAGCGGTTAAGTCCGCCCATCTGCTTGCACAAAACGAGATAGACGGCAGCGTCGTTATCCTTGAAGGCGGAGCCGATCCTGCCGATATGGTGGTCGCCGGCAAGATAAAAGAGCTTCATAATTTGTTTGAAAACGGAGTTGAGATTGGGGAGTTTTATATAAGAAATTTGATAGCCAAATTTGACCTAGCTCGCCCGGTGCAAAAGCAAAGAGCGCTTGAAGAGGTGCGCGAATTTACGATGAGTCTAAAGCCGATAATCGCAAATTCTTATGCGCCGCTTGTTGCAAGCTTGCTAAAAATCGACATAAATTCGTTTACTTTGGCAAATTTGCGCTCAAAAGTCGGCACTCAAACGCAGCAAGCTATACAGGTGGCGCCTAGTAAAATTTATCAAAAAGACAAGCTTGAACTTGAGCTTTTAAAGACGCTTGCCGAGGCAAACGGGCTTAGCGATATGATTTTGGATCTGGTGAAAAAAGAGTACTTTGCCCATCACGGCGAAATTTTTGAAGCTATTTTACGTAAAGCGCCTGAAGATGAGGTCATTTTGCGTGAAATTTCGCTTGAAAATGTCGATGTAATCGAAAGCGAGGAGCAAATTTTAGAGGCTGTAAAGATACTAAAGATCAGATTTTACGAAAATATGCGAAGAGAGTATCTAGCTTCAAATCGCAGTGATAAGATAGAAATTTTAAGAAAGATAGGGATAATTTTGGAGAAATTAAAACGATGA